A genome region from Chitinophagales bacterium includes the following:
- a CDS encoding DNA adenine methylase → MSNIVAKPFLKWAGGKTQLLAEISKRIPKRFYSEKSTYVEPFVGSGAVLFWVLNEFPKIEHAIINDINADLVNCYQIIASQPIQLISLLNEWQEEFHAVDKLEERRREYYAEKRTIFNSRKSDNIHQAALFIFLNKTCFNGLYRVNRKNKYNVPIGRYTLPTICQKENILAVHEALKKVVMRCGDFEDTLSGIDKPSLFYLDPPYKPLSQTSSFNTYAQEVFDDAEQERLRNFCNNLDILGHHWILSNLYFMGKDENDNFFNELNADFKIERVEAKRSINANPEKNYLGVPLSGRAIRCKSSLRCGLSTSIPNATFC, encoded by the coding sequence ATGTCAAATATTGTAGCCAAACCCTTTCTAAAATGGGCAGGGGGTAAAACACAACTTCTCGCAGAGATTTCTAAAAGAATACCCAAAAGATTCTATTCGGAAAAATCCACTTATGTAGAACCCTTCGTAGGCAGTGGTGCTGTGTTGTTTTGGGTATTGAATGAATTTCCAAAAATAGAACATGCCATCATCAATGATATCAATGCTGACCTCGTAAATTGTTATCAGATTATTGCTAGCCAACCAATACAACTTATTTCGCTTCTCAATGAATGGCAAGAAGAATTTCATGCAGTTGATAAGCTTGAAGAGAGACGCCGTGAATATTATGCTGAGAAAAGAACTATTTTTAATAGCAGAAAATCAGATAATATACATCAGGCAGCCTTATTTATTTTTCTAAATAAAACCTGCTTCAATGGACTCTATCGTGTCAATAGGAAAAACAAATATAATGTACCTATAGGTAGATATACCTTGCCTACTATATGCCAAAAAGAAAATATATTAGCTGTACACGAAGCACTGAAAAAGGTAGTAATGCGCTGTGGTGATTTTGAGGATACACTCTCGGGAATAGACAAGCCAAGTCTTTTTTACCTAGACCCACCTTACAAGCCACTCAGCCAGACTTCTAGTTTTAATACCTATGCACAGGAAGTATTTGACGATGCGGAACAGGAGCGATTGAGAAATTTTTGTAATAATCTGGATATATTGGGCCATCATTGGATATTGAGTAATTTATACTTTATGGGCAAAGATGAGAATGACAATTTTTTTAACGAATTAAATGCAGATTTTAAAATTGAAAGGGTTGAAGCTAAACGAAGTATAAATGCAAATCCTGAAAAAAATTATTTGGGCGTTCCCCTATCGGGTCGGGCTATCCGTTGCAAGTCCTCGCTTCGCTGCGGACTTTCCACTTCTATCCCTAACGCAACTTTCTGCTAA
- the lptB gene encoding LPS export ABC transporter ATP-binding protein: protein MLKVLRTEHIVKAYKGRKVVNDVSIEVKQGEIVGLLGPNGAGKTTSFYITVGLIKPDGGKVFLNEEEITKIPMYKRAQMGIGYLPQEPSVFRKMTVEDNILAVLEMTNLSKQEQKDRLENLIAEFRLGHVRKSNGDVLSGGERRRTEIARCLATSPAFILLDEPFAGIDPIAVEDIQKIVVQLKDKNIGVLITDHNVQETLSIIERAYLLFEGSVLKSGTAEELSQDETVRKVYLGQNFVLRKKGV, encoded by the coding sequence ATATTGAAAGTATTACGCACAGAACATATAGTCAAGGCATATAAAGGCAGAAAGGTCGTCAATGATGTATCGATCGAAGTCAAGCAAGGTGAAATTGTTGGCTTGCTAGGACCCAACGGTGCAGGGAAGACGACATCATTTTATATCACGGTGGGTTTAATCAAACCCGATGGAGGTAAGGTATTTCTCAATGAGGAAGAGATCACCAAGATACCAATGTATAAGCGAGCTCAAATGGGAATAGGTTATTTACCGCAAGAACCTTCTGTTTTTAGAAAAATGACCGTGGAGGATAATATTCTCGCTGTATTGGAGATGACAAATCTTTCTAAGCAGGAACAAAAAGATAGATTGGAAAATTTAATAGCAGAATTTAGACTGGGACACGTTCGCAAGAGCAATGGCGATGTGCTTTCGGGAGGTGAGAGAAGAAGAACCGAAATAGCGCGCTGTCTGGCTACGAGTCCTGCTTTCATTTTACTAGACGAACCCTTTGCAGGGATAGACCCAATTGCTGTAGAGGATATTCAGAAAATAGTGGTTCAACTCAAAGATAAAAATATAGGAGTCTTGATTACAGACCATAATGTGCAAGAAACTCTTTCCATTATCGAAAGAGCTTATCTGCTTTTCGAAGGAAGTGTTCTGAAATCAGGTACCGCCGAAGAACTCAGCCAAGATGAAACGGTTCGAAAAGTATATCTCGGTCAGAATTTTGTGTTGAGGAAGAAGGGAGTTTAA
- a CDS encoding translation initiation factor gives MSKNKLVYSTNPNQQLEDEELEEDLNLDSNSQKLRIRLETKHRAGKKASIVHGFQGSDSELEALAKQLKTKLGVGGTVKDGEIIIQGDYVAKLKDLLIQLGYKNTK, from the coding sequence ATGAGTAAAAATAAGCTAGTCTATTCTACAAATCCCAATCAGCAGTTGGAGGATGAAGAATTGGAAGAAGATTTAAACTTAGATTCCAATAGTCAGAAATTACGAATACGTTTGGAAACTAAGCATCGCGCAGGAAAAAAGGCTTCTATAGTCCATGGATTTCAAGGCTCAGATAGCGAATTAGAAGCTTTAGCTAAGCAGTTGAAAACTAAACTAGGTGTAGGAGGTACGGTCAAAGATGGAGAAATAATTATTCAAGGCGATTACGTAGCTAAGTTGAAAGATTTATTAATTCAACTGGGATATAAGAATACAAAGTAG
- a CDS encoding NUDIX domain-containing protein, translating to MEFWDLYNATGEYQGISVKRGETIPDGFFHRIVHIWIYNEHQEFLIQKRAAHLTWFPNRWATTTGSLVSGEYDIMQAAYREVEEELGLNSTQLDLELQSHFTIGTSLVTLFSGFLPSFMMGKIVFNEEVSEIKWMKKVRIEELRKQDLFAAYSQETFDIAYRILAKV from the coding sequence ATGGAATTCTGGGACTTGTATAATGCTACAGGAGAGTATCAAGGGATTTCTGTAAAGCGTGGTGAGACTATACCAGATGGTTTTTTTCATCGTATTGTTCATATATGGATTTATAATGAGCATCAGGAATTTTTAATTCAAAAGCGTGCAGCTCATCTTACTTGGTTTCCCAATCGGTGGGCTACAACTACAGGAAGCCTGGTCAGTGGAGAGTATGATATCATGCAAGCGGCTTATCGGGAAGTAGAAGAAGAGTTGGGTTTGAATTCTACACAATTAGATTTAGAATTGCAATCTCATTTTACCATAGGAACATCTCTAGTGACTTTATTTAGTGGATTTTTACCGTCATTTATGATGGGAAAAATAGTGTTTAATGAAGAGGTCTCTGAAATAAAATGGATGAAAAAAGTTAGGATAGAAGAATTGAGAAAACAAGATTTGTTTGCTGCTTATAGCCAAGAAACCTTTGATATCGCTTATAGGATTTTAGCGAAGGTATAG
- a CDS encoding PKD domain-containing protein: MKRATYIFISLLMVVLSYQTVFATHIVGGVIYYEYLGGDRYKLIFEVYRDCNSQVVVDYDGTPPKNGQQMPPFYFSVFEGNIDFNIYANNNALSLLSRVEIKPVIVNPCLKVDKSTCVERGLYETIITLPKNNVGYTIQHMRCCRNDGILNIQNQPGKQDKPGFTLRTFIPPYGTKPNNSARFKEFPPIFICVNQSFYFDHSATDTDGDALEYSLSTPLAGLDSDNPINRIQTLNVNPVSWSNGYSVNNILGGNPPMSIDPVSGLLVCKPDRVGRFVASVMVKEIRNGEVINSFARDFQYNVVDCDLPKADAPFVPGTFDPKLNIGTFILCGDLRVSFTNTSTNADRYEWNFGDPASGANNTSTQANPTHTFSDSGIYTVVLRAFKKRIDGQLCFDTTRRICKVYPKLVANFNFQDQVCQGSPIQFNDLTPLTGGPIVKWDWEFGNGQKSSLKNPVYTYTNAGDFNVKLKVTTHAGCTSEIVKKVTILAKPNIAAIVPNGCIGQPMNLECKVSISSPSVITAYRWTLPNSLQFTTCNAFYTPTTMAAGTINLWAISNFGCKDSMSFPFTVNPLPVVRAFRDTTLCYDQVTPLFATGALNYQWSPPVYLSNANAASTIASPPYPDSISYIVKGTDANSCFNFDTVKIKFFTKTSINAGTDTSICLPPSVNARDFVQLNGTGVFNSVYWLPNATLTNANTYTPIARPIQNTDYIFHGIDTNRCLIRDTVRVIVLDPNFNFILMNDTSICPRDTFQIFPHDQGEFSAYQWTSNPFAPFNISNSNIRTPILKPLTTTEYTLRISNYCYTRFDTVRVNVFPLPDVGLISLDSICFGETYQFISNPAHVDYTWTTNEPSFSNKKISNPTAKPKTSQTYTLKVIDTNTCSNIDSIRLLVHELPYLSVVNLPRYLCMGDTVALTILTKEKCEYLWRPSNSLSSDTAKTVLAFPEETTKYYVKATNIHQCTWLDSFIIPVQKPIKPYAKGPVRICKGKFIDLYAEGGLYYLWKPPYNINDTLSRTPQVFPDSFFTYTAVISNDCFTDSIKVDVYVDSIPKVDLGKDTNIYRGQEIILNAKTEVDQVEWFPKSELSTNPYLKEISVSPKDTTLYFVEATDGRGCIGRDSVYVFVYGKNVLLIPTGFTPNGDGINDEFKIVKHLNIRSITYFKVFNRWGEKVFSTTDINSGWNGTIDGDKSPAGVYVWYVEAFTYDNERIVQSGSVTLIR, encoded by the coding sequence TTGAAACGAGCCACTTATATTTTTATCAGTTTATTGATGGTTGTATTGAGCTATCAGACTGTGTTTGCGACTCACATTGTGGGCGGAGTTATCTACTATGAATATCTTGGTGGCGATCGATACAAGCTTATCTTTGAGGTATATAGGGATTGTAATTCGCAAGTTGTAGTAGATTATGATGGCACCCCTCCTAAAAATGGTCAGCAAATGCCACCATTCTATTTTAGCGTATTTGAAGGGAATATAGATTTCAATATTTATGCTAATAATAATGCATTATCGTTATTAAGTAGGGTGGAAATTAAACCTGTAATTGTCAATCCATGCTTGAAAGTAGATAAATCTACCTGTGTAGAGCGAGGACTGTATGAGACCATTATTACCTTGCCTAAAAATAATGTAGGATATACCATTCAGCACATGCGATGCTGCAGAAATGATGGCATCTTAAATATACAAAATCAGCCAGGGAAGCAAGATAAACCCGGTTTTACCTTGCGTACTTTTATCCCACCATATGGCACCAAGCCTAATAATTCTGCTAGATTTAAAGAATTTCCACCTATATTTATATGTGTCAATCAGTCCTTTTATTTTGACCATTCAGCTACAGATACTGACGGTGATGCGCTTGAGTATTCACTCTCAACTCCTCTCGCAGGCTTAGATTCAGATAATCCCATTAATAGGATTCAGACCTTAAATGTCAATCCTGTTTCTTGGTCTAATGGCTATAGTGTCAATAATATTTTAGGAGGAAATCCCCCAATGAGTATAGATCCTGTATCTGGATTATTGGTTTGTAAACCAGATAGGGTTGGTCGCTTTGTAGCTTCGGTTATGGTCAAGGAGATACGGAATGGAGAAGTTATAAATTCATTTGCTCGCGATTTTCAGTACAACGTAGTCGATTGTGATTTGCCCAAAGCGGATGCACCCTTTGTTCCTGGCACCTTTGATCCTAAGCTAAATATTGGTACATTTATTCTATGCGGTGATTTAAGAGTAAGTTTTACCAATACTAGTACGAATGCAGATAGATATGAATGGAATTTCGGGGATCCGGCTAGCGGTGCCAATAATACATCTACTCAGGCCAATCCTACACATACTTTTTCTGATTCGGGTATTTATACTGTAGTATTGAGAGCATTTAAGAAAAGGATAGACGGTCAGCTATGTTTTGATACTACTCGTAGAATTTGCAAAGTGTATCCAAAGTTAGTGGCCAACTTTAATTTTCAGGATCAGGTATGTCAAGGTTCGCCCATTCAATTTAATGATTTAACTCCCTTGACGGGTGGACCAATAGTCAAATGGGATTGGGAATTTGGCAATGGTCAAAAATCTAGTTTGAAAAATCCAGTATATACCTATACGAATGCTGGTGATTTTAATGTGAAACTAAAAGTAACTACCCATGCTGGTTGCACTTCTGAGATAGTAAAAAAAGTGACTATTTTAGCTAAGCCAAATATTGCAGCGATAGTTCCTAATGGCTGTATTGGTCAACCTATGAACCTTGAATGCAAAGTTTCTATTTCATCACCATCGGTTATAACTGCTTATCGTTGGACTCTACCCAATAGTCTTCAATTTACAACATGTAATGCTTTTTATACACCTACGACCATGGCTGCAGGTACTATCAACCTGTGGGCTATTTCTAATTTTGGTTGTAAGGATTCTATGAGTTTCCCTTTTACCGTAAATCCACTCCCTGTCGTGAGAGCATTTAGAGATACTACTCTTTGTTATGATCAGGTGACACCACTTTTTGCCACAGGAGCATTGAATTATCAGTGGTCTCCACCTGTCTATTTGTCTAATGCAAATGCCGCTTCGACCATAGCTAGCCCACCGTATCCTGATTCTATAAGCTATATCGTAAAAGGAACAGATGCTAACAGTTGCTTCAATTTTGATACAGTCAAAATTAAATTTTTCACCAAAACTTCAATTAATGCAGGAACCGATACTAGTATTTGCTTGCCACCTAGTGTCAATGCTAGAGACTTTGTGCAACTAAACGGAACAGGGGTCTTTAATTCTGTCTATTGGCTACCTAATGCTACCTTGACAAATGCGAATACATATACGCCTATCGCAAGACCTATTCAAAATACAGATTATATTTTTCATGGTATAGATACAAATCGATGTCTAATACGTGATACTGTCAGGGTTATTGTTTTAGACCCTAATTTCAATTTTATATTGATGAACGATACCTCGATATGTCCGCGAGATACATTTCAAATCTTCCCGCATGATCAGGGTGAGTTTTCAGCATATCAATGGACATCGAATCCATTCGCACCTTTCAATATTTCTAACTCGAATATTCGAACACCAATTTTAAAACCACTTACCACCACAGAATATACTCTTCGAATTTCAAATTATTGTTATACAAGATTCGATACTGTAAGGGTTAATGTTTTTCCGCTACCAGATGTAGGGCTGATATCTCTAGATTCTATATGTTTCGGTGAGACCTACCAGTTTATCTCGAACCCAGCTCATGTCGACTATACATGGACTACAAACGAACCTAGTTTTAGTAATAAAAAAATCTCAAACCCTACAGCCAAGCCTAAGACTTCTCAAACTTATACTTTAAAGGTAATAGATACCAATACTTGTAGCAATATAGATTCCATTCGACTTCTGGTGCATGAATTGCCATATTTAAGTGTTGTAAATCTCCCCAGATATCTCTGTATGGGAGATACAGTCGCTTTGACAATTTTAACCAAAGAAAAATGTGAGTATCTTTGGCGACCTTCTAATTCTTTAAGTTCGGATACAGCTAAAACAGTATTAGCATTTCCAGAAGAGACTACGAAATATTATGTAAAAGCTACAAATATTCATCAATGTACATGGCTAGATAGTTTTATTATCCCAGTTCAAAAGCCTATCAAGCCTTATGCTAAAGGGCCTGTAAGAATATGTAAGGGTAAATTTATAGATTTATATGCTGAGGGGGGGTTGTATTATCTCTGGAAGCCACCATATAATATTAACGATACTTTATCCAGGACACCACAGGTTTTCCCAGATTCATTTTTCACCTATACCGCTGTGATATCGAACGACTGTTTTACAGATTCTATCAAAGTAGATGTCTACGTCGATAGTATACCAAAAGTAGACCTAGGTAAGGACACCAATATTTATCGAGGACAAGAAATAATCTTAAATGCGAAAACTGAGGTGGATCAAGTTGAATGGTTTCCTAAAAGTGAATTATCAACTAATCCATATTTAAAAGAAATAAGTGTAAGTCCAAAAGATACGACGCTTTATTTTGTGGAAGCTACAGATGGACGAGGTTGTATAGGGCGCGATAGTGTCTATGTTTTTGTCTATGGAAAAAATGTTCTTTTAATTCCCACAGGATTTACTCCAAATGGAGACGGCATCAACGATGAGTTTAAGATTGTCAAACATCTCAATATTCGTTCCATTACTTATTTTAAAGTTTTTAATCGCTGGGGTGAAAAAGTATTTTCGACGACAGATATTAATTCTGGCTGGAATGGAACCATAGATGGCGATAAGAGTCCTGCAGGAGTTTATGTGTGGTATGTCGAAGCTTTTACTTATGATAATGAACGCATAGTTCAGTCTGGTAGTGTTACCCTTATCAGATAG
- a CDS encoding AAA family ATPase, with the protein MANNATDIRELNEIVNRESLFIEVIERELSKKIVGQKDMIDKILLALLAHGHILLEGMPGLAKTLTIKSLADSLKCTFNRIQFTPDLLPADIVGTMIYNQKVGEFQVKKGPVFANFLLADEINRAPSKVQSALLEAMQEKQVTLGEQSYRLDEPFLVMATQNPLEQEGTYPLPEAQLDRFMMKILVGYPTKANEIEILKQNSSDHRSVIEPVVDKMAIIKAKEIVKQIYMDEKIEQYIVDIVFASRFPADNKLDKLKHLIAYGGSPRASINLALAAKANAFMKRRGYVIPEDVRNVCYDILRHRIGLTYEAEAENITTDDIITELLNAVEVP; encoded by the coding sequence ATGGCAAATAACGCTACAGATATCAGAGAACTAAATGAAATAGTAAACAGAGAAAGTTTATTTATTGAAGTTATAGAGCGAGAACTTTCTAAAAAAATTGTAGGGCAAAAAGATATGATAGACAAAATTCTACTCGCCCTTCTTGCTCATGGACATATCCTCTTAGAAGGTATGCCTGGTCTAGCTAAGACGCTCACAATTAAATCCTTAGCAGACTCTCTAAAATGTACATTTAATAGAATTCAATTTACCCCTGACCTCTTGCCTGCGGATATTGTAGGTACTATGATATATAATCAAAAGGTCGGTGAATTTCAAGTTAAAAAAGGACCTGTATTTGCCAATTTTCTTTTGGCAGATGAGATCAACAGGGCTCCTTCTAAAGTACAGTCTGCCTTGCTAGAGGCTATGCAAGAAAAACAAGTGACATTAGGTGAGCAGTCCTATAGACTCGACGAACCATTTTTAGTAATGGCTACTCAAAACCCATTGGAACAAGAAGGAACCTATCCGCTCCCAGAAGCCCAGCTAGATAGATTTATGATGAAAATCCTGGTAGGCTATCCTACGAAAGCAAATGAGATAGAAATTTTGAAACAAAACTCGAGTGACCATCGCTCTGTAATAGAACCAGTAGTGGATAAAATGGCTATCATCAAAGCCAAAGAAATCGTCAAGCAAATTTACATGGATGAGAAAATTGAACAATACATAGTAGATATTGTTTTTGCCTCAAGATTTCCAGCTGACAATAAATTAGATAAATTAAAACACCTGATAGCTTATGGCGGCTCACCTAGAGCCTCTATCAATCTAGCCTTGGCGGCTAAAGCGAATGCCTTCATGAAACGCAGAGGGTATGTAATTCCTGAAGATGTGAGAAATGTATGTTATGATATTCTTCGACATAGAATAGGACTCACCTATGAGGCAGAAGCAGAAAATATCACAACAGATGATATTATTACAGAACTATTGAACGCAGTAGAAGTACCATAG
- a CDS encoding DUF58 domain-containing protein, which translates to MEVSELIKKVRKLELKTRKQSKDLFTGNYTSTFKGKGISFHGVRAYTYGDDVRNIDWNVTSRSQEPYIKEFEEERELTFILLVDISLSNYFGSGESSKRDIVNEVAATLSFSALNNNDKVGVIFFSEKVEKYIPPKKGKSHILTILRELINIEPSRSTTNVGEALQFLSNTIKKKSTVFILSDFIESGDFEKQLMISRTKHNFYALQFYDKAEENFPDLGLVELFNSEKQRYEWVDTTSLSFKNHMKTKIQENLKRHKTLFKKIGGEYCAIDTQEPYIHKVAELFRK; encoded by the coding sequence ATGGAGGTATCCGAGCTCATAAAAAAAGTTCGTAAACTCGAACTTAAAACCCGAAAGCAAAGTAAGGACTTGTTTACAGGAAACTATACCTCTACTTTTAAAGGTAAAGGTATTTCATTTCATGGCGTCAGAGCTTATACCTACGGAGACGATGTGCGAAACATTGATTGGAACGTAACTTCTCGTAGTCAAGAACCTTATATTAAAGAATTCGAAGAGGAAAGAGAGCTGACTTTTATTTTATTAGTAGATATTTCGTTGTCAAATTATTTTGGCAGTGGGGAATCCTCCAAGCGAGACATAGTCAATGAAGTAGCAGCAACGCTTTCCTTCAGTGCTCTTAATAACAATGATAAAGTAGGTGTCATTTTTTTTAGTGAAAAGGTAGAAAAATATATTCCACCCAAAAAGGGGAAATCGCATATTTTAACCATATTGAGAGAATTAATAAACATAGAACCTTCTAGATCTACAACCAATGTAGGAGAAGCACTTCAATTTTTAAGTAATACGATAAAGAAAAAGTCCACGGTGTTTATCCTTTCAGATTTTATTGAAAGTGGTGATTTTGAGAAACAATTGATGATTTCTCGTACCAAGCATAATTTTTATGCCCTTCAATTCTATGACAAAGCAGAAGAGAACTTTCCTGACCTTGGCTTGGTAGAACTTTTCAACTCTGAAAAGCAGCGTTATGAATGGGTTGATACCACATCATTATCCTTTAAAAACCATATGAAAACTAAGATTCAAGAAAATCTAAAAAGGCACAAAACCTTATTTAAAAAGATAGGAGGTGAATACTGCGCCATAGACACCCAAGAACCATATATTCATAAGGTGGCAGAGTTGTTTAGGAAGTAA